In the Puniceicoccus vermicola genome, GGAATGAGGGTCACGGTAGGTCTATTTCTACTCCTCGGGTCGTCCGTTGCCTTCTCTCCGGTAGGAGCCGTCGAGGCCGCTGACGGTGCGTCGCAATCCGGAGCCCTCCAGAGCCGCACGACGCCGTGGAACAGTGCCGAATTGCCGGGCCGAATGGGCAGCTCCGATGCAAGACATGAGGTGATCTCGGAGGAACCCGCTCGGCGAATGCAGGCAATCACAGCCGGCCCGCTTCCGGTAGCGGAACGGGTGGCCGCTCTCCACGAGGATGACAGCCCGATTTCCCAAGACGATTATCGTGCCCTTACCGCCATGGTTAAGAGGGGCGAAGTGCCGGGAGGACTCTCCGCCAATCACTACCATTATCTCGCCAACGAGATCTGGAATGCGTTGCGCGCCGAAGAAGGATTTTCACAACCCCTTGCCGAGCATCTGGCCACGGTTGCAAACACCTCGTCCGATCCGGTCATCTGCGATTATGCTCTTCAGCATTTGGCTCAGCTGGAGGCTCCGGGAGTTCGCCCGATTCAGAATGATGCCCTGATCGCCTTTGCCGAGAATACAACGTCCCCCTTGGCGGGGACCGCCCTGGTCGGGCTCTATCGCCTGAACGAACGCTCACCTGATCCCGAAACGCTCGCGGCGCTGCGACGCGTCACCTACACTCTGGCGGTCGATCCCGAGGCCGATACTTCCTCCCGAGTCAGCGCGTTTTCGCTCGCGACCGATCTGGAAGTTTCCGGCCTGTTGTCCACGGCCCGCCAAATCGTTCCCGATTCCGCAGCCGACCCGCGCCTCCGGCTCGCGGCGATACGCTATCTGGGGGTATATGGGGAGACTTCCGATGCGACTCTGATTGAGGAATCCCGTCACACCTTTCGCAACCCCTTCCTCTTTGAGGCGGCGCGAGAAGCCAAGAACCAGATTGGCCCTTCATAATTTTGAATAGGTAAAGTCATTTTAAACAAAATATCCATGTTCCTACCATCTTTACTGCGAAATTCTGTGCGAATCACAGCCAATAGGTTTTGTTTCATCCGATTCGTTTCATTTGTGACCGTTGTCACATTATCCCAGGTGTCGAGTTACGGTGCCACCGCTCTTTTCAATCCACCTGTCGAAGGCGAGGATGATAAATATCTGGAAGAGCATACGCTGACCGTCACACCCTCAGCAAACGAAGGTAAGCTGATTGTTGCAGGAAACAATCTGACGATCGACGTATGTGAGTGTGGGGACGAAAGTGACTCGCTCTCTATAGATTTCAATTTAAGCGTATCGGATAATTGGAGTGGAAATATTGCGGTCGATTACTCTGGAGCGATTTGGAGCGAAGGGAACGCCACTAGCGTTAGTTCGTCCGGCTCAATCAACGTTTCACTCGATTTCTCGAATGTGAGCTCCGTTTCTTCGGCAAGCGGCACTGTAGAGTTTACGGCTCCCGGAATTGATGGAGAAGGAGGATCGAGAACCGCTACGTTCTCGGTTGGACCGGGGGGCTGTCTGAAAGCGTCGATCGGCGGATCGATGTCTTATTACCTGAAGCTCGGAACCGGGGATTTTGGAACGGCATCTCCGACCATGGGCATTTACAGTCGTTATCTTGATGAAACCTCGTACGGTCCTGATATTTATACTCCCGCAGCGATGCAACTTGCCGTGGCGAGTGATTTTGAGATTATCTGGGATGCGAACGACCATCCCCGGCAAATCCTTACCGAAACCCTGCTGACCGATATCAAAGCCGTCGGTCCGAACGAGACAGAAATTTTCCAGTACGAGGTCGAGAGTGTCGGAAATAAGGTAGATGGTGTTTATCCTCCCACTGGGGATCTCGTTTCGAAAATCGTAATCTACAATCCGGATGCAGCTTTCGACCCTGCCGTATTTGATCGTGTGTTTATCGACGAATACGGGCCAGATGGCACCTCATTGGTGAGGAGTTTCCATTATTCGTGGACGAAAGTCGAAGATACGGGTGCAAATACGGAAACTCACACTTGGAAGCTGGTCGAAGGTGGGGGAATCAAAACGACGGAGATTGTCCGCACACTAGATTTCGAAAACAAGACAAAGACGGACGAAACCTACATATACAATGCTTCCAAAGAAGTAGCCTCCAGCACCAAAGAAGTTTTTGGCTCGGGAGCGGGAGATCCCAGGATTCTCTCCAAGATCGAAGATTACTCGATCAGCGATCATCCGGATCTGGCGGATTACGAGGGAGATGATCTTACCACCGAATATTTTTATTATCCTAACGATAGTTTGAGTAACAATGCCGGACGTCTCAAGGGTTTCGAGCGGTACGACGGCTATTGGGAGCAGTATGAATACGATGGGGAAGGCCGCCGAGTGAAAACCTACCGTGCTTACGGCGACTCTTCCTACGGGGATTTGGCAAATGCCTATCTGGTTGAGCGATCCTATGTGGAAACCGGTTACCCTGGGCTTAATTGGTATGAGATCGAAACGATTCAGGGGGTCGAGGTCGGTCGCACTTTCGAGTGGCGCAATGCCGACGAGAGTCTGATCAAAACCTATCGAGCTACCGAAGCCGGGGCTTCCTATACGACATCCTCGAATTTGATGGCCTTGGTGGAATACGATACGACGACCAATCGCGTCGAGCGCCGCGTCGATGAACAGGGAATCTGGACTTTTTACGACTACAGCACCAGCGGAGGCCTTGAGGTAAAAACCGTTTCCCGCGGAGCTCCGAATGGAAGCGAAGACGGAATTGAAGAGGGCACGGTGACCGTTGAGAAAATCAATGCAGCCGGAACAATCGTCGAACGCGAGGTGCGCGATGTCGACAGCAACCTGGTCATGGACGGGTTCGAAGTCACCGTCACCGATGACCTATTGCGGGCGACCACGACACTTTATGAGGATGGGACCAACGAGGTTTTGGTCTACGGCAGCAATTGTTGCAGCGGCAGCATCTCTTCCCGAACTGACCGCAAGGGAATTCAAACGACCTACACCTACGATCTTCTCGGGCGTCGCCTCTCCGAGACGCGGCAGGGAATCACCCGGGTCACCGAGTATGATGCCGTCGGGAGGGTGTTGCAGACCTCCCGCGAGTCCGGTGCGTCCTCCCAGATTCTTTCGACGGCGCAATACGACAAAGCCGGTCGAGTCGTCTCCCGGAGCCAAGCCGGTCCTTATCAGGATGGCACGTTGGTCACGACGTCCTACTCCTATTCTTATCCGGCCGAAGGGGGTACGGTAGAGACGGTCACCCGCCCCGACGCCACGACTGAGATTCGCACCACTTATATCGGTGGCCAGACGGAATCGGTTGCTGGAACGGCTGCCGCCCCCATGAAGATGACCTACGACACCTTCACCGACGGCGGGGTCTCCGGCATCGCCGAGCGCCAAATCCGTCTCCGCGAGGATTCCGAGAATCCCGGGGAGTTCCTCGAAACGGAGTGGCAGGAGGTTCGCTCCGTCATGGGGCGGCAGATCGCCGTGGTGTATCCCGATTCCGCCGAAGTCACGACCGCCTACAATGCCCTCGGCCAGGTTTCGGAAGAAGTGGACCCCGATGGGGTGACCACCCGTTACCAATACGACGGACTGGGCCGCCGCTCGGTCATGGCTGTCAAGACGAGCGCCAGTGCCGGGATCGATCTCACCGCCGATCAGGTCACAGAGTGGGAGTATGAGTATGCCGAGCGCAACGAGAACCTATTTGGCACAGCAGCGGACTACACGGTTCAACGCACCCGCACCTACGTCTATCCCGAGGATGCGTCTTCTGCCCGCACGCTCGTGCAGACCACCGAGCGCAGCACTCTCGGTATTGCCACGTGGACCACCGATACCGCTGGGGCCGAGTCCCTGAGTTATCGCACCACGCCCGCCGCAGGCGATTGGAACGAGATTTCCGTCCAGCCCTCCGGAGCCCGGAGTATCCGCGAATACGACGATGGGCTCATCGTCCGCGAAGAGTTTCGCGATTCCACCGACTCTCTCGTCTCAGCGACCGACTACACCCACGATCTTTGGAACCGAACCGCGACCTCCGTCGACAGTCGCACCGGGACCACGACCTATGCCTACTTCGACAACGATCAGCCAAGTCAGGTGACGGCCCCGGATCCCGACGGCGGCTCGGGCTCGCTCTCAGCGCTCGTCACGTCCTACGAGTATGACGATCTGGGGCGCACTACCGAGGTCACTCTGCCGGATAGTTCGGTCGTGTACACCGAGTATACCGACCGTGGCGAAGTTGCCAAGACCTGGGGCAGCCAGCAATTTCCGGTTGAGTACACTTACGACGCCCAGGGCCGGATGGCCACCATGACCACCTGGCAGGACTTCAACCCGGGAACGGGAATCGGGGTCTCCGGCGATGCCATCACCATTTGGGAGTATGACGTCCAACGCGGCTGGCTCGTGCGCAAGGAATACGATGACGGCAAGGGGACCGATTACACCTATACCGATGCCGGTCGGCTCGCAACCCGCACTTGGGAGCGGGGCGTGGTCACCACCTACGGCTATGACGATGCCGGTCGACAGACCAGTGTCGATTACTCCGACAGCACCGACGATATCGCCTACACCTACGACCGTCTGGGCCAGCCGAAAACCATTACGGATGCCACCGGTACCCGTACCTTTGACTACAACGCAGAGTTGCGGCTCGAGACCGAGGAGCTGGATGCTAGCTATTTTGACGACCGAATCCTTACCCGCCTCTATCAGGACGGCACTTCCGGGACGGTTGCCGGGCGCAACGGCGGATTTTCTCTTGGCATCGCCGCCGATCCGGATCATGATTTGAGCGTGGGTTATTCGTACGACAGTGCCGGACGCCTTTCGACCGTTTCCGACGGCACGGATACCTTTACCTACGGCTACCTCGCGAACACGCCCGGGATGCTTGCCGAGACCGAAGGCCCAGCTCACACCGCGAGCTACACCTACGAGCCCGGTCGCAACGCGCTCACCATCGTGGAAAACGAGGAAACGGTGGGAACGCTTTCGACTGTTTCCCAATACTCCTATCGCTACGACGCCTTGGGGCGCCGGACCGA is a window encoding:
- a CDS encoding RHS repeat-associated core domain-containing protein is translated as MTVVTLSQVSSYGATALFNPPVEGEDDKYLEEHTLTVTPSANEGKLIVAGNNLTIDVCECGDESDSLSIDFNLSVSDNWSGNIAVDYSGAIWSEGNATSVSSSGSINVSLDFSNVSSVSSASGTVEFTAPGIDGEGGSRTATFSVGPGGCLKASIGGSMSYYLKLGTGDFGTASPTMGIYSRYLDETSYGPDIYTPAAMQLAVASDFEIIWDANDHPRQILTETLLTDIKAVGPNETEIFQYEVESVGNKVDGVYPPTGDLVSKIVIYNPDAAFDPAVFDRVFIDEYGPDGTSLVRSFHYSWTKVEDTGANTETHTWKLVEGGGIKTTEIVRTLDFENKTKTDETYIYNASKEVASSTKEVFGSGAGDPRILSKIEDYSISDHPDLADYEGDDLTTEYFYYPNDSLSNNAGRLKGFERYDGYWEQYEYDGEGRRVKTYRAYGDSSYGDLANAYLVERSYVETGYPGLNWYEIETIQGVEVGRTFEWRNADESLIKTYRATEAGASYTTSSNLMALVEYDTTTNRVERRVDEQGIWTFYDYSTSGGLEVKTVSRGAPNGSEDGIEEGTVTVEKINAAGTIVEREVRDVDSNLVMDGFEVTVTDDLLRATTTLYEDGTNEVLVYGSNCCSGSISSRTDRKGIQTTYTYDLLGRRLSETRQGITRVTEYDAVGRVLQTSRESGASSQILSTAQYDKAGRVVSRSQAGPYQDGTLVTTSYSYSYPAEGGTVETVTRPDATTEIRTTYIGGQTESVAGTAAAPMKMTYDTFTDGGVSGIAERQIRLREDSENPGEFLETEWQEVRSVMGRQIAVVYPDSAEVTTAYNALGQVSEEVDPDGVTTRYQYDGLGRRSVMAVKTSASAGIDLTADQVTEWEYEYAERNENLFGTAADYTVQRTRTYVYPEDASSARTLVQTTERSTLGIATWTTDTAGAESLSYRTTPAAGDWNEISVQPSGARSIREYDDGLIVREEFRDSTDSLVSATDYTHDLWNRTATSVDSRTGTTTYAYFDNDQPSQVTAPDPDGGSGSLSALVTSYEYDDLGRTTEVTLPDSSVVYTEYTDRGEVAKTWGSQQFPVEYTYDAQGRMATMTTWQDFNPGTGIGVSGDAITIWEYDVQRGWLVRKEYDDGKGTDYTYTDAGRLATRTWERGVVTTYGYDDAGRQTSVDYSDSTDDIAYTYDRLGQPKTITDATGTRTFDYNAELRLETEELDASYFDDRILTRLYQDGTSGTVAGRNGGFSLGIAADPDHDLSVGYSYDSAGRLSTVSDGTDTFTYGYLANTPGMLAETEGPAHTASYTYEPGRNALTIVENEETVGTLSTVSQYSYRYDALGRRTDRVDEGSAFAQASLYDWTYDDRGQVTTADRYLGTDPDSPGASVAAATDSFDYDFIGNRLTSTFGTASQRSYTVDSLNQYTGITNPSAGPAHDVDGNMTYDGVGWYFEWNGENRMIEARNYADVMNPTSGAVRLTFTYDYQGRRVEKTVEEYDVPLASMQTVSEERFVYDGWNLIATYDSQVSGLNLQVSYLWGQDLSGSMQGAGGVGGLLSVTDDSSGDVFYATYDANGNVSEYIDETGGIAAHYEYSSFGRVIASTVLPDDFVFRFSTKYQDNETDLLYYGFRYYVPETGRWLSRDPIGERGGLNLYGFVWNNGLKWWDYLGLAIVDEYYFPESAENISYRFDPLDFDQGGITEIRKSASCDCYFDEEKKCYRVYCQITLELSITINELLRGNDGLIENAYGHEQQHVSRVIAQVRNMASHYRDNHSAVFESDSKCQSDSRGPEYVQRAMRDVLDTIEELHVYHIEPFSPEKGKPYDPINPVPPALN